A genome region from Flavobacterium sp. CFS9 includes the following:
- a CDS encoding GIY-YIG nuclease family protein, whose product MEEFVVYILYSEKFNKNYTGFTSNLIERFKSHNRLEAKGYTLKFRPWKVIHLEFFNSKSEAMKREKYLKTGIGREFIKDLIQKL is encoded by the coding sequence TTTATTCAGAAAAATTCAATAAAAATTATACCGGCTTTACTTCTAATCTAATTGAAAGATTTAAATCACATAATCGCCTTGAGGCAAAAGGGTACACATTAAAATTCAGACCTTGGAAAGTAATTCATTTAGAATTTTTTAATTCTAAATCTGAAGCAATGAAAAGAGAAAAATATTTAAAAACCGGAATTGGAAGAGAATTTATCAAAGATCTTATCCAAAAGTTATAG